In Mucinivorans hirudinis, the DNA window GGTAGTCAATCAACAAAAGGGCGACAGCAATAAGATTTATAGTCTTCATAAACCTTTTACCAAATGTATAGCTAAGGGTAAGGCTCACAAGCAGTATGAGTTTGGCAATAAGGTTGGCTTGACAGCTACAGGTAGCAGGGGCAGGAAGATTATCACATCCATACGTGCATTTGTGGACAACCTCTACGATGGGCATACCATTGAGCCGTTACTTTCTCAGATGGTTAGTAACAACATCTCTCTTCCTAAGGAGGTGGTTTACGATAGAGGTGGCAAGGGTGCCAAGCAGATAATGGGAGTATCCATTCTTACACCGGATAAAGCTAAG includes these proteins:
- a CDS encoding Mobile element protein; the encoded protein is MSEEQLEKYAEILNLCEMVVNQQKGDSNKIYSLHKPFTKCIAKGKAHKQYEFGNKVGLTATGSRGRKIITSIRAFVDNLYDGHTIEPLLSQMVSNNISLPKEVVYDRGGKGAKQIMGVSILTPDKAKAKDSAYTKRQKRKKFRSRAGIEPIIGHLKSDFRMAQNYLMGEQGIQINALLSATAWNLKKWMEKFKEKFLWLFFRKVFAADFYGFAA